One region of Acomys russatus chromosome 8, mAcoRus1.1, whole genome shotgun sequence genomic DNA includes:
- the LOC127192813 gene encoding transcription factor BTF3-like isoform X1, producing the protein MKETIVNQEKLAKLQAQVRIGGKGTARRKKKIVHRTATADDKKLQVSLKKLGVNNISGIEELNMFTNQGTVIHFNNPKVQASLAANTFTITGHAETKQLTEMLPSILNQLGADSLITLRRLGEAPPKQSVDGKAPLATGEDDDDEVPDLVENFDEASKNEAN; encoded by the coding sequence ATGAAAGAAACGATCGTGAACCAGGAAAAACTCGCCAAACTGCAGGCACAAGTGCGCATTGGTGGGAAAGGAACTGCTCGCAGAAAAAAGAAGATAGTTcacagaacagccacagcagatGATAAAAAACTGCAGGTCTCCTTAAAGAAGTTGGGGGTAAACAATATCTCTGGTATTGAAGAGTTGAACATGTTTACAAACCAAGGGACAGTGATACATTTTAACAACCCTAAAGTTCAGGCATCTctggcagcaaacaccttcacTATTACGGGTCACGCTGAGACAAAGCAGCTGACAGAAATGCTACCCAGCATCCTAAACCAGCTCGGTGCAGACAGTCTGATTACTTTGAGGAGACTGGGAGAAGCTCCGCCCAAACAATCTGTGGATGGAAAAGCACCACTTGCTACTGGAGAGGACGATGATGATGAGGTTCCAGATCTGGTGGAGAATTTTGATGAAGCTTCTAAGAACGAGGCAAACTGA
- the LOC127192813 gene encoding transcription factor BTF3-like isoform X3 has protein sequence MFTNQGTVIHFNNPKVQASLAANTFTITGHAETKQLTEMLPSILNQLGADSLITLRRLGEAPPKQSVDGKAPLATGEDDDDEVPDLVENFDEASKNEAN, from the coding sequence ATGTTTACAAACCAAGGGACAGTGATACATTTTAACAACCCTAAAGTTCAGGCATCTctggcagcaaacaccttcacTATTACGGGTCACGCTGAGACAAAGCAGCTGACAGAAATGCTACCCAGCATCCTAAACCAGCTCGGTGCAGACAGTCTGATTACTTTGAGGAGACTGGGAGAAGCTCCGCCCAAACAATCTGTGGATGGAAAAGCACCACTTGCTACTGGAGAGGACGATGATGATGAGGTTCCAGATCTGGTGGAGAATTTTGATGAAGCTTCTAAGAACGAGGCAAACTGA
- the LOC127192813 gene encoding transcription factor BTF3-like isoform X2, which translates to MKETIVNQEKLAKLQAQVRIGGKGTARRKKKIVHRTATADDKKLQVSLKKLGVNNISGIEELNMFTNQGTVIHFNNPKVQASLAANTFTITGHAETKQLTEMLPSILNQLGADSLITLRRLGEAPPKQYLVENFDEASKNEAN; encoded by the exons ATGAAAGAAACGATCGTGAACCAGGAAAAACTCGCCAAACTGCAGGCACAAGTGCGCATTGGTGGGAAAGGAACTGCTCGCAGAAAAAAGAAGATAGTTcacagaacagccacagcagatGATAAAAAACTGCAGGTCTCCTTAAAGAAGTTGGGGGTAAACAATATCTCTGGTATTGAAGAGTTGAACATGTTTACAAACCAAGGGACAGTGATACATTTTAACAACCCTAAAGTTCAGGCATCTctggcagcaaacaccttcacTATTACGGGTCACGCTGAGACAAAGCAGCTGACAGAAATGCTACCCAGCATCCTAAACCAGCTCGGTGCAGACAGTCTGATTACTTTGAGGAGACTGGGAGAAGCTCCGCCCAAACAAT ATCTGGTGGAGAATTTTGATGAAGCTTCTAAGAACGAGGCAAACTGA